Proteins from a genomic interval of Cucumis melo cultivar AY chromosome 7, USDA_Cmelo_AY_1.0, whole genome shotgun sequence:
- the LOC103492928 gene encoding UBP1-associated protein 2C has product MDVTKKRRMDENGVDSSENSFSRITPEDARKIIDRFTPDQLIDILQDAVSRHLDVLEAVRSIADRDVSQRKLFIRGLSCDTSTEGLRSLFSSYGELEEAVVIIDKATGKSKGYGFVTFKHVDGALLALKEPSKTIDGRVTVTQLAAVGISGQNSNAADLSLRKIYVANVPMDMPADKLLAHFSLYGEIEEGPLGFDKQTGKCRGYALFVYKKPEGAQAALVDPIKTIDGRQLSCKFANDGKKGKPGGGPDGNQTQGAGQGNVHGDGMPMAPPSAMPGSGAQYGGPGGMGSYAGFSSGLQGAQPLAHHPLNSSMGPGLSSVGGQAPSSLGSSGGYGGGPYGGGYGGPGSIYGGMGSVGGGLGGSGGGLGGAGGASSLYRLPQSSVGMPSGGYPDSGHYSMSSASGHPNQHHQPAGTSPAPRVPPGGMYPNVPPYY; this is encoded by the coding sequence ATGGACGTCACCAAGAAGCGGAGGATGGACGAAAACGGTGTCGACTCCTCCGAAAATTCTTTTTCAAGAATTACTCCCGAAGACGCCCGCAAGATCATTGATCGTTTCACTCCCGACCAGCTTATCGATATTCTGCAAGATGCGGTTTCGCGTCACTTAGATGTTCTTGAGGCAGTACGATCGATTGCCGACCGAGATGTCTCCCAGCGGAAGCTATTTATTCGGGGTCTTAGTTGCGATACAAGTACAGAAGGCTTGCGTTCTCTCTTTTCCTCTTATGGGGAGCTTGAAGAAGCTGTTGTTATTATTGACAAGGCAACCGGGAAATCGAAAGGTTATGGCTTTGTAACTTTTAAGCATGTTGATGGTGCTCTACTGGCTTTGAAGGAACCGAGCAAGACAATTGATGGCCGCGTTACGGTGACGCAATTGGCGGCTGTGGGAATTTCCGGCCAGAATTCAAACGCTGCGGACTTGTCGTTGAGGAAAATTTATGTGGCCAATGTTCCGATGGATATGCCGGCCGATAAGCTGTTGGCACACTTTTCGCTGTATGGAGAAATTGAGGAGGGGCCGCTAGGGTTCGATAAGCAGACAGGTAAATGTAGGGGTTATGCTTTATTCGTGTACAAAAAGCCAGAGGGTGCTCAGGCAGCTCTGGTGGATCCTATCAAGACAATTGACGGAAGGCAGTTGAGTTGTAAATTTGCCAACGATGGGAAGAAAGGGAAACCTGGCGGAGGGCCAGATGGAAATCAAACGCAGGGGGCAGGTCAAGGAAACGTGCATGGTGATGGCATGCCAATGGCTCCACCGTCGGCAATGCCCGGTTCAGGCGCACAATATGGTGGGCCGGGAGGCATGGGGTCATATGCAGGGTTTTCTAGTGGGCTTCAAGGGGCTCAGCCGCTGGCTCATCATCCGCTCAACTCGTCAATGGGGCCGGGGCTATCTTCTGTCGGTGGTCAGGCTCCATCTTCGTTGGGAAGCTCCGGCGGATACGGTGGCGGACCATATGGTGGTGGGTACGGGGGGCCTGGGTCAATTTATGGCGGTATGGGAAGTGTAGGTGGAGGTTTGGGTGGTTCTGGAGGTGGGTTGGGCGGAGCTGGGGGTGCTTCATCTCTGTATAGATTACCACAGAGTTCGGTTGGAATGCCTTCTGGTGGTTATCCGGATAGTGGGCATTATAGCATGTCATCAGCATCAGGGCACCCAAATCAGCACCATCAACCGGCAGGAACATCACCAGCGCCACGTGTTCCACCTGGAGGGATGTATCCCAATGTGCCGCCATATTACTGA